From Asterias rubens chromosome 6, eAstRub1.3, whole genome shotgun sequence, one genomic window encodes:
- the LOC117291550 gene encoding uncharacterized protein LOC117291550 — protein sequence MAEKYSQLVKSYREDYGKKMKKYDILKDLDLFVLDNSIRESTVGQLRGHTIENKWKIYNEVKKMGFKNTIVASFSHMTRVDDVFIKQLVDRGEDKDGLFAFSEITDGIKKRVPDTETVPIGIAKLKPVGLYCVIFELDLSDFVYDFKKFPMSKMTALLKKWITWCHDELNEKAKVFVSFRDLPDTMPDHPERLFEVVEFLAKLPPRVRPFGLMFEEPRGSSLPEECGNWSHYIRKVMDANNWKANLLVHVHEKFGYCDATALEVLMNGANGIWASVCLEGASMGNAPSCVTLMNLIRLGNKKVLKKFNCNYLRQAAIEVTKITTGKEPHSKQPVFGSRALDFVFDLSPEEFDLSEFFGEKAPVRMTTMASPEMIQTKLVNVFGKDKQFTIKRAQRMKEVILEDLRASRKEEYMSEVGLALLFDRSGGELTGKMRDAINDMELNSVHAKNLLDQIKVIWDEWDLKDKVKGDNMMEYDSFYNGFMAPFFSCYRCSDTRKALDAIDMDNDGQVDWTEFLVYLKWAMHQYPKIQDTDELLDVTFRKGIIPAMRDGQIKKRGKKGK from the exons ATGGCCGAAAAGTACAGTCAACTGGTGAAATCCTACCGTGAAGATTACGGCAAAAAGATGAAGAAGTACGACATCCTGAAAGACCTCGACCTCTTCGTCCTGGACAACTCCATCAGGGAGAGCACAGTCGGGCAGCTTCGTGGACACACCATCGAGAATAAATGGAAGATCTATAACGAGGTGAAGAAGATGGGCTTCAAGAACACCATCGTCGCCTCCTTCTCTCATATGACAAGGGTGGACGACGTCTTCATCAAACAACTCGTCGACAGAGGAGAAGACAAGGATGGGCTTTTTGCTTTCTCCGAGATCACTGATG GTATCAAAAAGAGAGTACCAGACACCGAGACTGTCCCCATTGGAATTGCCAAGCTGAAGCCAGTCGGTCTCTACTGTGTCATCTTCGAGCTCGATCTCAGCGACTTCGTCTACGACTTCAAGAAGTTCCCGATGAGCAAGATGACAGCCCTCCTCAAGAAGTGGATCACCTGGTGCCACGACGAGCTCAACGAGAAGGCCAAGGTCTTCGTCAGCTTCCGTGACCTGCCAGACACCATGCCCGACCACCCAGAGAGGCTCTTCGAGGTGGTGGAGTTCTTGGCGAAGCTTCCCCCTAGAGTCCGACCTTTCGGGTTGATGTTTGAGGAGCCTCGTGGCTCGTCTCTGCCCGAGGAGTGCGGTAACTGGAGCCACTACATACGCAAGGTGATGGACGCCAACAACTGGAAAGCCAACCTGCTGGTTCATGTCCATGAGAAATTTGGGTACTGCGACGCCACGGCCCTTGAG GTTTTGATGAATGGTGCCAATGGTATCTGGGCTAGTGTCTGCCTCGAAGGTGCTTCAATGGGCAACGCACCGTCGTGCGTGACCTTGATGAACCTCATACGACTCGGCAACAAGAAGGTGCTTAAGAAGTTCAACTGCAACTATCTCAGGCAGGCCGCAATCGAGGTGACAAAGATAACCACCGGAAAGGAACCGCACTCCAAGCAGCCGGTGTTCGGGTCCAGAGCTCTGGACTTCGTCTTCGATCTGAGTCCGGAAGAGTTTGACCTATCTGAGTTCTTCGGCGAGAAGGCTCCCGTGCGCATGACCACCATGGCCTCGCCAGAGATGATCCAAACGAAATTGGTCAACGTCTTCGGAAAAGATAAACAGTTCACTATTAAGCGGGCTCAGAGGATGAAGGAAGTCATTCTGGAAGATCTCCGAGCCAGCAG gaagGAAGAGTACATGAGCGAAGTTGGCCTGGCTCTGCTTTTTGACCGCTCCGGTGGTGAACTCACCGGCAAAATGAGGGACGCCATCAACGACATGGAGCTGAACTCAGTCCACGCCAAGAACCTCCTTGATCAGATCAAGGTCATATGGGACGAGTGGGATCTCAAGGACAAGGTCAAAGGCGATAACATGATGGAGTACGACTCGTTCTACAACGGCTTCATGGCGCCTTTCTTCTCCTGCTACCGCTGCTCTGACACCCGGAAGGCACTGGACGCCATCGACATGGACAACGACGGTCAGGTCGACTGGACCGAGTTCTTGGTGTACCTCAAGTGGGCCATGCACCAGTACCCGAAGATTCAGGATACTGATGAGCTGCTGGATGTGACATTCCGCAAAGGAATCATCCCCGCCATGCGAGATGGACAGATCAAAAAGAGGGGAAAGAAGGGAAAgtaa